The following proteins come from a genomic window of Sinorhizobium fredii NGR234:
- the istB gene encoding IS21-like element ISRsp2 family helper ATPase IstB: MLTNPTLDQMQALGLTGMAAAWRELTEQSGTNELSRDEWLGLMLDREVTLRADKRIRNRLASAKLRFAQACIEDIDFAAARGLDRRNTMALAQGQWLTAHEGLIITGHTGTGKSWLACAFGRQAARLGHSVLYVRVPRMFEELALARLDGSFPRLIDRLTRVQLLILDDFGTHTLSDQQRFHLFEIVEERYQRKSTLITAQVPVASWHDLIADSTVADAILDRIVHNAHRITLRGESMRKQKSAPLLTGAENGEINQP; the protein is encoded by the coding sequence ATGCTGACGAACCCCACCCTCGACCAGATGCAGGCCCTCGGGCTGACGGGCATGGCCGCCGCCTGGCGCGAATTGACCGAGCAGTCCGGCACCAATGAGCTCAGCCGCGATGAGTGGCTCGGACTGATGCTCGACCGCGAAGTCACCCTGCGCGCCGACAAGCGCATCCGTAACCGGCTCGCCTCCGCCAAGCTACGCTTTGCCCAGGCCTGTATCGAAGATATCGACTTCGCCGCCGCCCGCGGTCTCGACCGGCGCAACACCATGGCGCTCGCCCAGGGGCAATGGCTCACCGCCCACGAGGGCCTGATCATCACCGGCCACACCGGCACCGGCAAGTCATGGCTGGCCTGTGCCTTCGGCAGGCAAGCGGCCAGGCTCGGTCACTCCGTGCTCTATGTGCGCGTGCCCCGAATGTTCGAGGAGCTCGCGCTTGCCCGCCTCGACGGCTCCTTCCCCCGCCTCATCGACAGGCTCACCCGCGTCCAGCTCCTCATCCTCGATGACTTTGGAACCCATACGCTCTCCGATCAGCAGCGCTTTCACCTCTTCGAAATCGTCGAGGAGCGTTATCAGCGAAAGTCCACCCTGATCACAGCTCAGGTTCCCGTGGCAAGCTGGCACGACCTTATTGCCGACAGCACGGTCGCCGACGCCATACTCGACCGTATCGTCCACAATGCTCACCGCATCACCCTCCGGGGCGAGAGCATGCGAAAGCAAAAAAGCGCACCCCTCTTGACTGGGGCAGAAAACGGCGAAATCAATCAGCCCTGA
- the istA gene encoding IS21-like element ISRsp2 family transposase, translated as MPRRKQARRTTVRDIRTILRLTHEEGLSVREIAERLKIGKSSVSTYLLRSREAGLSWPLPIGADEDAKLERRLFGRAGRPPRDLSEPDWALVVRELKRKGVTLTLLWQEYRASHPDGYGFTWFCEQVAAFRQRTSVAFRNRHAAGAVMQTDYAGPTVPVIDPATGVIHPAQIFVAVLGASNLTFAHASFSQQLPDWIDGQVRALTFYGGVTKAIVCDNLKSGVAKALWFEPTLTATFAAMAEHYDTTILPTRSRKPRDKGRVEGAVLIVERWILARLRNRTFFSLAALNTAIAELLEDLNNRTMRHVGKSRRELFEEIERPALKPLPAIPFEYAEWKSAKVHPDYHVEVDKTFYSVPHRLIGCTLQVRLTHRVVEIFHDHQRVASHVRRSQRSGHVTVNDHMPKAHQRYANTTPANLIGRATQIGPNAAILVERMMRDRPHPEQGYRSAMGILSLAPRYGSQRLEAACERALTINAITYSSVASILKSGLDRERPQAEHAAPTPAHTNIRGRSYYQ; from the coding sequence ATGCCGAGACGGAAGCAAGCAAGACGAACGACAGTGAGGGATATCCGGACTATTCTGCGCCTGACCCATGAAGAGGGTCTTTCGGTGCGCGAGATTGCCGAGCGGCTGAAGATCGGCAAGAGCTCGGTATCGACCTATTTGCTGCGATCTCGGGAAGCCGGGCTTTCGTGGCCGTTGCCAATCGGCGCGGACGAGGATGCAAAGCTGGAGCGGCGGCTGTTCGGCCGAGCCGGTCGACCGCCGCGCGATCTCAGCGAGCCGGACTGGGCGCTGGTGGTTCGGGAGCTGAAGCGCAAAGGCGTGACGCTGACGCTTCTATGGCAGGAATACCGCGCCAGCCATCCTGATGGTTACGGCTTCACCTGGTTCTGCGAGCAGGTTGCCGCCTTTCGGCAGCGCACCAGTGTAGCGTTCCGCAATCGGCACGCGGCGGGCGCCGTGATGCAGACCGACTATGCCGGGCCGACGGTGCCGGTGATCGATCCGGCAACCGGTGTCATCCATCCGGCCCAAATCTTTGTCGCGGTGCTGGGCGCCTCCAACCTGACCTTCGCCCATGCCAGCTTTAGCCAGCAGTTGCCGGATTGGATCGACGGTCAGGTGCGTGCTCTGACCTTCTATGGTGGGGTCACCAAGGCAATCGTGTGCGACAACCTCAAATCGGGGGTGGCCAAGGCCCTTTGGTTCGAGCCGACATTGACTGCGACGTTCGCCGCCATGGCGGAGCATTACGACACCACGATCCTGCCGACCCGCAGCAGGAAACCGCGCGACAAAGGCCGGGTCGAAGGCGCGGTATTGATCGTGGAACGCTGGATTCTGGCCCGGCTCAGGAACCGTACCTTCTTCTCGCTTGCCGCCCTCAACACGGCGATTGCCGAATTGCTCGAGGACCTGAACAACCGGACGATGCGCCATGTCGGCAAAAGCCGCCGCGAGCTGTTCGAGGAGATCGAGCGGCCAGCCTTGAAGCCCTTGCCGGCGATACCGTTCGAATATGCGGAATGGAAGTCGGCGAAGGTCCATCCGGACTATCATGTCGAGGTCGACAAGACCTTCTACTCGGTGCCGCATCGGCTGATCGGATGCACCCTCCAGGTGCGGCTCACCCACCGGGTGGTCGAGATCTTCCACGACCACCAGCGTGTCGCCAGCCATGTTCGCCGCTCCCAGCGTTCCGGCCACGTCACCGTCAACGACCATATGCCCAAGGCGCATCAGCGCTATGCCAACACCACGCCGGCCAATCTGATCGGCCGTGCGACCCAGATCGGCCCCAATGCCGCCATCCTGGTCGAACGCATGATGCGCGACAGGCCGCATCCGGAACAGGGATACCGCTCGGCCATGGGCATTCTGTCGCTGGCGCCGCGCTATGGATCCCAGCGCCTCGAGGCGGCCTGTGAGCGGGCGCTCACCATTAATGCCATCACCTATTCCTCCGTCGCCTCCATCCTCAAATCCGGCCTCGACCGGGAAAGACCGCAGGCTGAACACGCGGCCCCCACGCCTGCGCATACCAATATCCGTGGCCGATCCTACTACCAGTGA
- a CDS encoding capsular polysaccharide biosynthesis protein, translated as MKKQHASRPAPLLLFGFSKWKTFIRDWFPENDVIFGCVNAWPLEFDLYWKRRILRDPRTSVLAWQYKGPPQLKEFCARHGIPFQYVEDGFLRSVALGALRVPPLSLTFDTQDMYFNARAPTDLEDILRNYDFENDPSLVQRARTAREQLLARRLSKYNSGHSLDIASVYGEKMRRRVLVIGQVERDASIAYGCATKITNNDLVRLARMENPDAQVIYKPHPEVLKGTAEAKSNPEHVRDIAMILKQDISLADALETVDHIYTITSLSGFEALLRGITVTTVGCPFYSGWGLTDDRQPHPRRGRALSIDEIFAAAYILYAKYLDPVTKTPIEIEQALEVLARMRAEQMEAGRPHLRAVPP; from the coding sequence ATGAAAAAACAGCACGCGTCGCGACCAGCCCCACTTCTTCTATTTGGCTTCAGCAAATGGAAAACCTTTATTCGCGACTGGTTTCCCGAAAACGACGTGATCTTTGGCTGCGTAAACGCCTGGCCGCTCGAATTCGACCTCTACTGGAAACGCCGAATTCTCCGCGACCCCCGCACGAGCGTTCTAGCATGGCAGTATAAAGGGCCGCCTCAGCTCAAAGAGTTCTGCGCGCGCCACGGCATCCCGTTCCAATATGTCGAAGACGGCTTTCTCCGTTCGGTCGCGCTCGGGGCGCTCAGAGTGCCGCCGCTGTCGCTTACCTTCGATACGCAGGACATGTACTTCAACGCGCGAGCCCCGACCGATCTCGAAGACATTCTGCGAAACTACGATTTCGAGAACGACCCCTCTTTGGTGCAAAGAGCGAGGACTGCGCGAGAGCAACTGCTCGCAAGGCGCCTCAGCAAGTACAACTCCGGCCATTCGCTCGACATCGCCTCCGTCTATGGCGAGAAAATGAGAAGGCGCGTGCTCGTTATCGGGCAGGTCGAGCGCGACGCCTCGATTGCCTATGGCTGTGCCACCAAAATCACGAACAACGATCTGGTGCGGTTGGCCCGGATGGAGAACCCGGACGCGCAAGTGATCTACAAGCCGCACCCGGAAGTGCTGAAGGGCACGGCCGAGGCGAAGTCCAACCCGGAACACGTGCGCGACATCGCGATGATCCTCAAGCAGGATATCAGTCTCGCCGATGCGCTGGAAACCGTCGATCACATCTATACGATTACATCGCTTTCGGGTTTCGAGGCGCTGCTGCGCGGCATCACGGTGACGACCGTCGGCTGCCCCTTTTATTCCGGCTGGGGCTTGACGGATGATCGCCAGCCACACCCGCGGCGCGGCCGGGCACTGTCGATCGACGAGATCTTCGCCGCCGCCTATATACTCTACGCGAAGTATCTCGATCCGGTCACCAAGACGCCGATTGAGATCGAGCAGGCGCTCGAGGTTCTCGCCAGGATGCGCGCTGAGCAGATGGAGGCCGGAAGGCCCCACCTCAGAGCCGTTCCTCCCTGA